A window of the Henckelia pumila isolate YLH828 chromosome 3, ASM3356847v2, whole genome shotgun sequence genome harbors these coding sequences:
- the LOC140889788 gene encoding uncharacterized protein encodes MGDMTATPMETLLKRFQSFKPPTLKETENSVECESWLEDIEELFESLDYADDRRVKLVIHQLHEVAKVSYRKKKGAEFASLQQGQFNIEQYVAKFTSLLKFAPHIADSDEAQADQFINGLNPDVFTLVNAGRPNNFADALDRAKGAEAGLLRQRGVHFVPAPVRQPQEQPQIPPPPRFEKGGSSSGKNNFFKGKTKQLKRSRGSSSSSSGSKQFRAGHKSSGSEVYCTKCGGRHASDQCQGVFGSCHICNQTGHFASVCPQRGLGGSQGTGSSRPVAQSTSSVHSLQPQTQQQGRGGGIHFVSQTPRHQDRVFALTEEQAHASPDDVIAGNCFLCGYPAYVLVDTGASHTFISEQFALLHSLPVESLSTIVSISSPLGKGKVSMNSVQNCSLYYDGNEIELDCIVLDLSDFDCIIDIDMLTKYRATVDCCKKIVRFRPEMADEWKFYASKFVGLVGRKIRRKYAILRTSPPKKLARGARRRYPLISTIG; translated from the exons ATGGGGGATATGactgctactccgatggaaactCTATTGAAACGCTTTCAGTCATTTAAACCGCCAACGCTGAAAGAAACTGAAAACTCTGTGGAATGTGAGAGTTGGCTCGAGGATATTGAAGAGTTGTTTGAATCTCTTGATTATGCCGACGATCGTCGAGTCAAACTTGTTATACACCAACTACATGAAGTTGCAAAAG TGTCTTATAGAAAGAAGAAAGGAGCGGAATTTGCTAGCTTGCAGCAAGGGCAATTTAACATTGAACAGTATGTTGCCAAATTTACGAGCCTGCTAAAATTTGCTCCCCATATAGCAgacagtgatgaagctcaagctgaCCAGTTCATTAACGGGTTGAATCCAGATGTTTTTACTCTCGTGAATGCGGGACGACCGAACAATTTTGCCGATGCTCTTGATCGTGCAAAGGGGGCTGAAGCTGGGTTATTGAGACAACGAGGAGTACATTTTGTGCCAGCACCAGTGAGACAACCCCAggaacagccacagattccaccaccacctcgatttgaaaaAGGAGGTTCTAGCAGTGGTAAGAATAATTTCTTTAAAGGTAAAACAAAACAGCTTAAGCGGTCTAGAGGTAGTTCTTCAAGCTCGAGTGGATCCAAACAGTTTAGAGCTGGACATAAGTCTAGTGGTTCTGAggtgtattgcaccaagtgtggaggtcgtcatGCCAGCGACCAATGTCAAGGAGTGTTTGGAAGTTGTCACATCTGTAATCAGACCGGACATTTTGCGAGTGTCTGCCCACAGCGGGGTCTTGGAGGGTCACAAGGTACGGGATCATCAAGACCAGTGGctcaatctacatcttctgttcattcGTTACAACCACAGACTCAGCAGCAAGGTAGAGGAGGAGGAATTCATTTTGTGAGTCAAACTCCAAGACATCAAGATCGAGTGTTTGCACtgactgaggagcaggcacaTGCATCACCTGATGATGTAATAGCAGGTAATTGTTTTCTTTgcggttatcctgcttatgtgctaGTTGATACAGGAGCTTCTCATACCTTTATTTCTGAACAATTTGCGTTattgcattcattacctgtCGAGTCATTATCTACTATTGTATCTATTTCCTCACCCTTGGGAAAAGGTAAAGTATCCATGAATTCAGTTCAAAACTGTTCATTGTACTATGACGGTAATGAGATTGAAttagactgtattgtgcttgacttatctgactttgattgtattattgacATAGacatgctaaccaagtacagagctacagttgaTTGCTGTAAGAAGATTGTGAGGTTCAGACCAGAGATGGCTGACGAGtggaagttctatg